In Acidobacteriota bacterium, a genomic segment contains:
- a CDS encoding sterol desaturase family protein — MSQQPSSAPTPAAAAQPTRFGSGWISGVLSTAFGAIGLGAVFCFHYPGLLTMPALRGLYPIPYVRAVLHLVLVASLVLGVLSVCLRRRKALGLSGITLTLAAGLLGGSSVPLDGELTHGPFLGLDWFLLNLIAYSAVFIPIERMFARRRDQPIFRFGWRTDLAYFFVSALLVQTTTLLTMKPAMVLFHWAAHPGLQAWVAARPFALQFAGIVLFTDLTQYWVHRLFHRVPALWRFHSIHHSTETLDWLAGSRLHLVDVAVTRGLTYVPIYLLGFAAAPLVAYVAFVSVQATFIHSNVRFTFGPLRWLVATPQFHHWHHGAQREAFDKNFAVHLPVLDWLFGTFLLPKDRWPASYGLGGGDPIPLGYFRQFLYPFLPLRHGKFGS; from the coding sequence GTGAGCCAGCAGCCTTCTAGCGCGCCCACACCGGCGGCTGCAGCGCAGCCGACGCGCTTCGGGTCGGGCTGGATCAGCGGCGTTCTCTCTACAGCCTTTGGCGCTATCGGCCTGGGTGCCGTGTTCTGCTTCCACTACCCGGGGCTTCTCACGATGCCGGCGTTACGCGGGCTTTACCCGATCCCGTACGTGCGGGCGGTGCTGCACCTCGTATTAGTCGCTTCCTTGGTGCTCGGCGTTCTAAGTGTCTGCCTGCGGCGACGCAAAGCCCTCGGGCTGAGCGGTATCACACTCACTTTGGCGGCGGGCCTGCTCGGCGGCTCAAGCGTGCCGCTCGATGGAGAGTTGACTCACGGTCCGTTTCTGGGTCTCGACTGGTTTCTGCTCAACTTGATCGCTTACTCAGCCGTCTTCATACCGATCGAGCGGATGTTCGCCCGGCGACGGGACCAGCCGATTTTCCGCTTCGGATGGCGGACCGATCTGGCGTACTTCTTTGTCAGTGCGCTGCTGGTCCAGACCACGACGCTGTTGACCATGAAGCCGGCGATGGTGCTCTTCCATTGGGCGGCGCACCCGGGCTTGCAGGCCTGGGTTGCTGCGCGGCCATTCGCGTTGCAGTTTGCCGGCATTGTTCTATTTACTGACTTGACGCAGTACTGGGTACACCGGCTGTTCCATAGGGTGCCGGCCCTGTGGCGATTCCATTCGATTCACCATTCGACGGAAACTTTGGACTGGTTGGCGGGGTCGCGGTTGCACCTGGTTGATGTGGCCGTGACCCGAGGGCTGACTTACGTCCCGATCTACCTACTCGGATTTGCGGCGGCGCCGCTCGTCGCCTATGTGGCGTTCGTTAGTGTCCAGGCTACCTTCATTCACTCCAACGTCCGCTTCACGTTCGGTCCCCTACGATGGCTCGTGGCCACGCCGCAGTTTCATCACTGGCATCACGGCGCTCAACGGGAGGCTTTTGACAAGAACTTTGCCGTGCATCTACCGGTGCTGGACTGGCTGTTTGGCACGTTCTTGTTGCCGAAGGACCGCTGGCCCGCGTCCTACGGTCTTGGCGGCGGCGATCCGATTCCTCTAGGGTATTTCCGACAGTTCCTCTATCCGTTTCTGC